One part of the Paroedura picta isolate Pp20150507F chromosome 5, Ppicta_v3.0, whole genome shotgun sequence genome encodes these proteins:
- the GXYLT1 gene encoding glucoside xylosyltransferase 1 isoform X2 yields MRRLVRVALLCLGCGLCSLLYAFSQLALSLEQEAPRRRGDPTFPVRRQLSGGGGDWRAVAGTTGRRLPWPSQGYDSMNSRSSDKIHLAVVACGERLEETITMLKSAVIFSIKHLVFHIFAEDPLHRNFQAMLDSMAYQGKFNYTLYPISFPTENAAEWKKLFKPCASQRLFLPLILKDVDSLLYVDTDILFLRPVDDIWSILKNFNSSQIAAMAPEHEEPRIGWYNRFARHPYYGKTGINSGVMLMNMTRIRRKYFKNDMTTARLRWEEILMPLLKKYKLNITWGDQDLLNIIFFHNPESLFVFPCQWNYRPDHCIYGSNCQQAEKEGIFILHGNRGVYHDDKQPAFRAVYEAIKYYSFGDDPVHSLLLPLELELQKTQHTYCGRIYKVFIKQLTKSIRDIYNRRSKGR; encoded by the exons ATGCGGCGCCTGGTGCGAGTGGCGCTGCTCTGCCTGGGCTGCGGCTTGTGCTCATTGCTCTACGCCTTCAGTCAGCTGGCTCTGTCGCTGGAGCAGGAAGCGCCGCGACGGCGAGGAGACCCCACTTTCCCCGTCCGGAGGCAgctcagcggcggcggcggcgactggAGGGCCGTGGCGGGAACCACAGGCCGGCGACTGCCGTGGCCGTCCCAAGG atatgattctatgaacagtcgGTCTTCTGATAAGATACACTTGGCAGTGGTAGCCTGTGGTGAAAGATTGGAGGAGACAATTACTATGTTGAAATCAGCCGTTATTTTTAGCATCAAGCATCTAGTGTTTCATATCTTTGCAGAGGACCCACTACATAGAAACTTCCAAGCAATG CTTGACAGTATGGCATATCAAGGAAAATTTAATTATACTTTGTATCCCATCTCATTTCCAACTGAAAATGCAGCAGAATGGAAGAAACTATTCAAGCCCTGTGCATCTCAAAGACTTTTCTTGCCT TTAATTCTCAAAGATGTGGACTCTTTGTTGTACGTTGATACAGACATCTTGTTCTTAAGACCTGTTGATGATATTTGGTCTATTTTGAAAAATTTTAATTCTTCTCAAATTGCTGCAATGGCTCCAGAGCATGAGGAGCCTCGTATTGGATGGTATAATCGCTTTGCTAGGCATCCATATTATGGAAAAACTGGAATAAATTCTGGAGTAATGTTAATGAATATGACCCGTAtaagaagaaaatatttcaaG AATGATATGACAACAGCACGATTACGTTGGGAAGAAATTCTTATGCCACTGCTAAAAAAATACAAGTTGAACATAACATGGGGTGATCAGGATCTTCTGAACATCATATTTTTTCATAATCCAG AAAGCCTGTTTGTGTTTCCTTGTCAATGGAACTATCGTCCTGACCACTGCATTTATGGAAGCAATTGTCAGCAGGCTGAAAAAGAAGGGATATTTATCCTTCATGGAAATAGAGGTGTTTATCATGATGACAAACAACCAGCTTTTCGGGCTGTGTATGAAGCAATAAAATAT tattCATTTGGTGATGACCCAGTACATTCTTTGCTGCTGCCCCTTGAACTGGAGCTACAAAAGACACAGCACACTTACTGTGGAAGAATATACAAAGTGTTCATAAAGCAGCTAACGAAAAGTATAAGGGACATTTATAACAGAAGATCTAAGGGAAGGTGA
- the GXYLT1 gene encoding glucoside xylosyltransferase 1 isoform X1 — translation MRRLVRVALLCLGCGLCSLLYAFSQLALSLEQEAPRRRGDPTFPVRRQLSGGGGDWRAVAGTTGRRLPWPSQGCKNVSVSYWNSYWMLPSDVCGMNCFWEAACRYDSMNSRSSDKIHLAVVACGERLEETITMLKSAVIFSIKHLVFHIFAEDPLHRNFQAMLDSMAYQGKFNYTLYPISFPTENAAEWKKLFKPCASQRLFLPLILKDVDSLLYVDTDILFLRPVDDIWSILKNFNSSQIAAMAPEHEEPRIGWYNRFARHPYYGKTGINSGVMLMNMTRIRRKYFKNDMTTARLRWEEILMPLLKKYKLNITWGDQDLLNIIFFHNPESLFVFPCQWNYRPDHCIYGSNCQQAEKEGIFILHGNRGVYHDDKQPAFRAVYEAIKYYSFGDDPVHSLLLPLELELQKTQHTYCGRIYKVFIKQLTKSIRDIYNRRSKGR, via the exons ATGCGGCGCCTGGTGCGAGTGGCGCTGCTCTGCCTGGGCTGCGGCTTGTGCTCATTGCTCTACGCCTTCAGTCAGCTGGCTCTGTCGCTGGAGCAGGAAGCGCCGCGACGGCGAGGAGACCCCACTTTCCCCGTCCGGAGGCAgctcagcggcggcggcggcgactggAGGGCCGTGGCGGGAACCACAGGCCGGCGACTGCCGTGGCCGTCCCAAGG GTGTAAGAATGTATCTGTATCTTACTGGAATTCCTATTGGATGCTGCCCTCTGATGTTTGTGGAATGAACTGCTTTTGGGAAGCTGCTTGTAG atatgattctatgaacagtcgGTCTTCTGATAAGATACACTTGGCAGTGGTAGCCTGTGGTGAAAGATTGGAGGAGACAATTACTATGTTGAAATCAGCCGTTATTTTTAGCATCAAGCATCTAGTGTTTCATATCTTTGCAGAGGACCCACTACATAGAAACTTCCAAGCAATG CTTGACAGTATGGCATATCAAGGAAAATTTAATTATACTTTGTATCCCATCTCATTTCCAACTGAAAATGCAGCAGAATGGAAGAAACTATTCAAGCCCTGTGCATCTCAAAGACTTTTCTTGCCT TTAATTCTCAAAGATGTGGACTCTTTGTTGTACGTTGATACAGACATCTTGTTCTTAAGACCTGTTGATGATATTTGGTCTATTTTGAAAAATTTTAATTCTTCTCAAATTGCTGCAATGGCTCCAGAGCATGAGGAGCCTCGTATTGGATGGTATAATCGCTTTGCTAGGCATCCATATTATGGAAAAACTGGAATAAATTCTGGAGTAATGTTAATGAATATGACCCGTAtaagaagaaaatatttcaaG AATGATATGACAACAGCACGATTACGTTGGGAAGAAATTCTTATGCCACTGCTAAAAAAATACAAGTTGAACATAACATGGGGTGATCAGGATCTTCTGAACATCATATTTTTTCATAATCCAG AAAGCCTGTTTGTGTTTCCTTGTCAATGGAACTATCGTCCTGACCACTGCATTTATGGAAGCAATTGTCAGCAGGCTGAAAAAGAAGGGATATTTATCCTTCATGGAAATAGAGGTGTTTATCATGATGACAAACAACCAGCTTTTCGGGCTGTGTATGAAGCAATAAAATAT tattCATTTGGTGATGACCCAGTACATTCTTTGCTGCTGCCCCTTGAACTGGAGCTACAAAAGACACAGCACACTTACTGTGGAAGAATATACAAAGTGTTCATAAAGCAGCTAACGAAAAGTATAAGGGACATTTATAACAGAAGATCTAAGGGAAGGTGA